The following proteins are encoded in a genomic region of Lactiplantibacillus plantarum:
- a CDS encoding Asp23/Gls24 family envelope stress response protein, translating into MADSSNITLQSKEPSLGQIQIAPEVLEIIVGIAVSQIDGVNRMQGTISSSVNELFGRKKNLGKGVKLTIVDDQISVDVFAYLDYGVSVPKVALAIQDKVKQQILFMTDLALSEVNVHITGIVTEKTESAIDPNNLFGDEDTQTDENEDGEES; encoded by the coding sequence ATGGCTGACAGTAGCAATATTACGTTACAAAGCAAAGAACCCAGCTTAGGACAAATTCAAATTGCACCAGAAGTGCTTGAAATAATCGTTGGTATCGCGGTAAGTCAAATTGATGGCGTTAACCGGATGCAAGGGACGATTTCTTCCAGTGTAAATGAGTTGTTCGGTCGCAAGAAGAATCTTGGTAAGGGTGTCAAGTTAACAATCGTCGATGATCAGATTAGTGTTGATGTGTTCGCATACTTGGACTATGGTGTTTCGGTACCAAAAGTCGCTTTAGCGATTCAAGATAAGGTCAAGCAACAAATCTTATTTATGACCGACCTCGCCTTAAGTGAAGTCAATGTCCACATCACTGGTATCGTGACTGAGAAGACTGAAAGTGCCATTGATCCAAACAACTTGTTTGGTGATGAAGATACCCAGACCGATGAAAATGAAGATGGTGAAGAATCGTGA
- the nusB gene encoding transcription antitermination factor NusB: protein MSLTRHEIREKAFQALFALNANPDADENQLFQQLLNPEEADAVEIPAYLSTLVTGVREHQAELDAQIQPYLSQKWSLNRLAKTDLIILRIAFFELQFVDDVPAKVAVNEAIELTKAFSDDRSRKFVSGVLGKVVKNQAN, encoded by the coding sequence GTGAGTTTAACGCGTCATGAAATCCGGGAAAAAGCATTTCAAGCTTTATTCGCGTTGAATGCTAACCCAGACGCTGATGAAAATCAGTTGTTCCAACAGTTACTCAACCCTGAAGAAGCGGATGCAGTTGAAATTCCCGCATATTTAAGTACGTTAGTAACTGGTGTTCGTGAACATCAAGCTGAATTAGACGCTCAAATTCAGCCTTATTTAAGTCAGAAGTGGTCGTTGAACCGACTGGCTAAGACCGATTTGATTATCTTACGCATCGCGTTCTTTGAATTGCAATTTGTTGACGACGTTCCAGCTAAGGTCGCGGTTAATGAAGCAATTGAATTGACAAAGGCGTTCAGTGATGACCGCTCTCGGAAATTCGTTAGCGGGGTGCTTGGTAAAGTGGTTAAAAACCAAGCCAATTAG
- a CDS encoding bifunctional 5,10-methylenetetrahydrofolate dehydrogenase/5,10-methenyltetrahydrofolate cyclohydrolase — protein MTKIIDGKAVAKKVNAQTATAVAELAAQGIQPGIAVIIVGDDAASQIYVRNKNRKATKLGMHSVVRQLPATTSQDELLAIIAAYNADDSIHGILVQSPLPAQINEPLITMAIDPKKDVDGFHPTNVGKLITNFPGNYPVANTPRGIMTMLADYGVDPAGKTAVVIGRSTIVGKPMAALLTNANATVTIAHSKTADLKAVARTADILVVATGIAHLITGADIKPGATVIDVGMDRDENGKLVGDVDFDSAQGIAGLITPVPGGVGPMTIATLMQTTVELAKWSDVSE, from the coding sequence GTGACGAAGATTATTGATGGTAAGGCAGTAGCTAAGAAAGTTAACGCGCAGACGGCAACGGCAGTAGCGGAATTGGCTGCTCAGGGAATTCAACCAGGGATTGCTGTAATTATTGTTGGGGACGATGCAGCCAGTCAAATCTATGTTCGAAATAAGAATCGTAAAGCCACTAAGTTGGGGATGCACTCCGTGGTGCGGCAGTTGCCAGCGACTACTAGTCAGGACGAACTGTTAGCCATTATTGCGGCATACAATGCGGATGACAGCATTCATGGCATCTTGGTGCAGTCGCCACTACCAGCCCAAATTAATGAACCATTGATCACGATGGCCATTGATCCTAAAAAGGACGTCGATGGTTTTCACCCGACGAACGTTGGTAAGTTGATCACCAATTTTCCAGGTAATTATCCTGTAGCAAATACGCCTCGCGGTATTATGACGATGTTGGCTGACTATGGGGTTGATCCGGCTGGTAAAACGGCGGTTGTTATTGGTCGGAGTACCATTGTTGGTAAGCCGATGGCCGCTTTGTTAACAAATGCTAACGCAACTGTAACGATTGCACATAGTAAAACAGCTGACCTAAAGGCGGTCGCCCGGACGGCGGATATCTTGGTGGTTGCAACGGGGATTGCACACCTGATCACTGGTGCTGATATCAAACCAGGCGCGACGGTCATTGATGTTGGCATGGATCGTGATGAAAATGGTAAACTAGTGGGTGACGTCGATTTTGATTCTGCTCAAGGCATCGCAGGGTTGATTACGCCCGTTCCTGGTGGTGTGGGCCCAATGACGATTGCCACCTTGATGCAGACAACGGTGGAACTTGCAAAGTGGAGTGATGTAAGTGAGTGA
- the xseA gene encoding exodeoxyribonuclease VII large subunit yields MSESQQYLTVTALTQYLKRKFEVDPYLGKVYLTGEVSNYRPRPNTHQYFSLKDDHAKISAIMFKSAFAKVKFQPEEGMKVLVVGRIGLYEPSGSYQIYVERMEPDGVGALYQAYEQLKKKLAAEGLFSAPKKPLPRFPRRIAVVTSRSGAVIRDIITTTRRRFPIAQIVLFPSQVQGDAAAAEISRQIERANAQGDFDTLIIGRGGGSIEDLWPFNEEVVARAIAQSQLPVISSVGHETDTTIADLVADVRAATPTAAAELAVPVYNDVLLQLKQDQTRVFNAFQNFVQRDRQRLNKLQTSYVFTQPNRLYEGYLQKLDFLNERLKQAGQNNFNLASQHYQRVFQQLRQQTPIHQVRQAQTQLLNLQQRLNRGTQLVVRQKRQQLTQTVQSLDLLSPLKIMTRGYAFVTADEQVVHGVKQLQPEQTVAIHMADGEAQAQITKIDGGK; encoded by the coding sequence GTGAGTGAAAGTCAACAATATTTGACAGTGACAGCTTTAACTCAGTATTTAAAACGTAAATTCGAGGTTGATCCATATTTAGGTAAAGTGTACCTAACGGGGGAAGTTTCTAATTATCGTCCCCGGCCTAATACGCATCAATATTTCAGTTTGAAAGATGACCATGCCAAGATTTCAGCCATTATGTTCAAGTCGGCGTTTGCCAAGGTCAAATTTCAGCCTGAAGAAGGTATGAAGGTTCTGGTCGTGGGCCGGATTGGTCTGTATGAGCCCAGTGGTAGTTACCAGATTTATGTGGAACGCATGGAACCAGACGGCGTGGGTGCGTTGTATCAAGCCTACGAACAACTTAAAAAGAAATTAGCGGCTGAGGGCTTGTTTAGTGCACCCAAAAAGCCGCTTCCGCGCTTTCCAAGGCGAATTGCAGTGGTCACTAGTCGCAGTGGCGCAGTGATTCGCGATATTATCACGACTACTCGGCGCCGTTTTCCGATTGCGCAGATCGTTTTGTTTCCATCTCAAGTTCAAGGTGATGCGGCTGCGGCCGAAATTAGTCGGCAGATCGAACGTGCCAATGCGCAAGGTGATTTTGATACATTAATTATTGGGCGTGGTGGTGGTTCAATCGAAGATCTGTGGCCATTCAACGAAGAAGTGGTTGCGCGTGCAATCGCACAGAGTCAACTGCCAGTTATTTCATCCGTGGGGCATGAAACGGATACGACAATTGCTGACTTGGTCGCAGATGTGCGGGCGGCCACCCCAACTGCGGCTGCCGAATTAGCGGTACCAGTATATAACGATGTTTTATTACAATTAAAGCAAGACCAGACCCGCGTGTTCAATGCATTTCAGAATTTCGTTCAACGCGATCGACAACGACTTAATAAATTACAAACGTCGTACGTGTTTACTCAGCCGAACCGCTTGTACGAAGGGTATTTGCAGAAGTTAGACTTCTTAAATGAGCGACTTAAACAGGCTGGTCAAAATAACTTTAATCTGGCAAGCCAGCACTACCAGCGTGTTTTTCAACAATTACGACAGCAAACGCCGATTCACCAAGTTCGCCAGGCACAAACGCAACTGCTTAACTTGCAGCAACGGCTGAATCGGGGTACCCAGTTAGTCGTGCGGCAAAAACGGCAACAACTGACGCAGACCGTCCAATCGTTGGATCTACTTAGTCCGCTTAAAATCATGACGCGTGGTTACGCCTTTGTGACGGCGGATGAACAGGTGGTTCACGGGGTCAAACAATTGCAGCCAGAACAAACGGTTGCAATTCACATGGCTGATGGTGAGGCTCAGGCACAGATTACGAAGATTGATGGAGGAAAATAA
- a CDS encoding exodeoxyribonuclease VII small subunit has protein sequence MAEQPTFEQNLSQLETIVNQLEQGDVPLEQALDQFQKGVALSKQLQATLEGAEKTLTKMMNENGDEVPFEQADANE, from the coding sequence ATGGCTGAACAACCAACTTTTGAACAGAATTTATCACAATTAGAGACGATCGTAAACCAATTAGAGCAGGGTGATGTTCCTTTAGAACAAGCCTTGGATCAATTTCAAAAGGGCGTGGCACTTAGCAAGCAGTTGCAAGCAACCCTTGAAGGTGCTGAAAAGACGCTCACTAAGATGATGAATGAAAATGGCGACGAAGTTCCATTTGAGCAAGCTGACGCCAATGAATAA
- a CDS encoding polyprenyl synthetase family protein: MNKQLLTEFESKWRPQINQYLDEQLQACSDQSTLTDAMRYSVLAGGKRLRPLLTLAILDTFDITTTAANLRASVAVELMHTYSLIHDDLPAMDNDQLRRGEPTNHVKFGEDVAILAGDALQPLTFEWIADSGLPASIVANQTLALAQATGPRGMVAGQIADVLGAGQHLALPALQQLHREKTGALIHYAVQAGLIQAQVQPAVQELLLQYADAYGLAFQIYDDILDVTSTPAQLGKATHKDADEHKNTYPGLLGLAGARTALEQAVTAAQTALVKASAASQRGMGLLAAFLTYFTD, from the coding sequence ATGAATAAGCAATTATTAACTGAATTTGAATCCAAGTGGCGTCCTCAGATTAATCAGTATTTAGATGAGCAGCTTCAAGCGTGTTCTGACCAATCAACCCTGACTGACGCCATGCGTTATTCGGTACTAGCAGGTGGCAAACGGTTACGGCCGTTATTGACGTTAGCCATTTTAGATACTTTTGATATCACAACGACGGCTGCAAACTTGCGGGCAAGTGTGGCCGTTGAGTTGATGCATACTTATTCGCTAATTCACGATGATTTACCGGCGATGGATAATGATCAGCTACGACGTGGCGAACCGACTAACCATGTTAAGTTTGGGGAAGACGTTGCCATTCTTGCAGGGGATGCTTTACAACCGTTGACTTTCGAATGGATTGCGGATAGTGGGTTACCGGCATCGATCGTCGCTAATCAAACCTTAGCATTAGCGCAGGCCACCGGACCTCGCGGGATGGTGGCTGGTCAAATTGCTGATGTCCTTGGAGCGGGACAACATCTGGCTTTGCCAGCCTTACAACAGCTGCATCGCGAGAAGACGGGGGCGTTAATTCACTACGCTGTCCAGGCAGGGTTGATTCAAGCTCAAGTGCAACCAGCCGTGCAGGAATTGCTATTACAATATGCTGATGCCTATGGATTGGCGTTTCAAATTTACGATGATATTTTAGACGTGACGAGTACGCCTGCTCAGTTAGGAAAAGCTACGCATAAGGATGCCGATGAGCATAAGAATACGTATCCAGGTTTGCTGGGGCTTGCAGGCGCACGAACAGCGTTAGAACAAGCGGTAACAGCTGCTCAAACGGCGTTAGTAAAAGCTAGTGCTGCTAGTCAACGAGGCATGGGCTTGCTTGCAGCTTTTCTAACGTATTTTACAGATTAA
- a CDS encoding TlyA family rRNA (cytidine-2'-O)-methyltransferase: MEKERVDVLLVQQGLFDTREKAKRAVMAGEILGVNEERLDKPGMKIPVATELHLKGKPMPYVSRGGLKLEKALKSFEIDVTDKTVLDIGSSTGGFTDVVLQNGAKMSYALDVGSNQLVWKLRQDPRVVVMEHTNFRYSKLADFTQGQPNFASIDVSFISLHLILPPLHAIIENGGSVVALIKPQFEAGRENVGKHGIVRDPAVHQAVLTDIVEFAQANGYNVLGLDYSPIKGGEGNIEFLIHLQATDETPRIAPTVSIEKTQAAAYEQLNQA, translated from the coding sequence ATGGAAAAAGAACGAGTTGACGTATTATTAGTACAACAAGGATTATTTGATACCCGCGAAAAGGCTAAGCGTGCCGTAATGGCCGGTGAAATCTTAGGTGTCAACGAAGAACGCTTAGATAAGCCGGGCATGAAGATCCCAGTGGCAACTGAATTACATTTGAAAGGCAAACCGATGCCCTACGTTTCACGTGGCGGTCTCAAACTTGAAAAAGCACTCAAAAGTTTTGAAATTGACGTGACCGACAAAACGGTCCTAGATATTGGCTCGTCGACTGGTGGTTTTACCGACGTGGTTTTACAAAATGGGGCAAAAATGAGTTACGCCTTGGATGTCGGTAGTAATCAGTTGGTCTGGAAGTTACGCCAAGATCCGCGCGTGGTTGTGATGGAACATACTAACTTTCGGTATAGTAAACTGGCAGATTTCACGCAGGGGCAACCTAACTTTGCGTCCATCGACGTTTCATTTATTTCACTACACTTAATTTTGCCCCCATTACACGCGATTATTGAAAACGGTGGTTCAGTCGTTGCCCTAATCAAGCCACAATTTGAGGCTGGTCGTGAGAATGTCGGCAAACACGGAATTGTCCGTGATCCTGCTGTTCATCAGGCGGTGTTGACAGATATCGTGGAATTTGCGCAAGCGAATGGTTATAACGTTCTAGGGCTTGATTATTCACCAATCAAGGGTGGTGAAGGTAATATTGAGTTTCTAATTCATCTACAAGCTACCGATGAAACACCACGGATTGCGCCGACTGTGTCGATTGAAAAAACTCAGGCGGCCGCTTATGAACAATTAAATCAAGCTTAA
- a CDS encoding arginine repressor yields MKKQERQRYIKRLLSSNEIERQEDFVKLLRAEDIDVTQATISRDIKDMQLVKVPSATGGYHYSMPVQKQMDTEKKLKRTLKDAYVSYATQDKFVLIKVLPGNGPALATLIEAMHYDEIFGTLGDDAHVLIICKSLAMTLELQQKIQRLLSDH; encoded by the coding sequence GTGAAGAAGCAAGAGCGCCAACGCTACATTAAACGATTATTGAGTTCGAACGAAATTGAACGTCAAGAAGACTTTGTCAAGCTGTTACGTGCTGAAGATATTGACGTGACACAGGCAACCATTTCGCGCGATATTAAAGATATGCAGCTGGTCAAGGTTCCCTCGGCAACGGGCGGTTACCACTATAGTATGCCAGTTCAGAAACAAATGGATACGGAGAAAAAGCTCAAGCGGACACTGAAAGATGCTTATGTCTCGTATGCGACTCAGGATAAATTTGTCCTCATCAAGGTGTTGCCGGGTAACGGACCAGCACTAGCAACGTTGATTGAAGCAATGCATTATGACGAAATTTTTGGAACGCTAGGCGATGATGCTCACGTTCTGATTATTTGCAAGTCGTTAGCGATGACTTTAGAGCTACAACAAAAAATTCAACGCTTACTGAGTGATCACTAA
- the recN gene encoding DNA repair protein RecN, which yields MLQELSITNFAIIEHLDIAFEAGMTVLTGETGAGKSIIIDAVGLLAGGRGSAEFIRTGADKAVLQGMFILPADGVTAQLLDEAGIEHADNTVILQREITKSGRNTCRINGMLVNTTTLKQIGETIVDIHGQNEHQELMQPEKHLGLLDEFAAAKIRKLKQRYQQQYDRYQQLNLELRQKNANEKEWAQRLDMLNFQVDEIAAAQVKVGEEASLTAERDRLDNYQMINQALQQSYTLLAAGEETTGAVDMVGTAMNALEPIANLDPAFNEITVNVKNAFYGLQDAAGQISNQLDLQEFDEGRLDEIEQRLDILAQLKRKYGDSEQQILDYYQKIAAELAKMTDSEENSEDLAQRVADLKQQLLTTGEALSDKRRAAAKVLQRQIHQELKDLYMDKAIFEVRFKPTKGQIYRSGLDSVEFYIQTNPGERMRPLAKIASGGELSRMMLALKTIFSESQGITSIIFDEVDTGVSGRVAQAIAEKINGIAHFSQVLCITHLPQVAAMSDHHYFIAKKITGKRTKTSVTKLDNAARVQELARMLAGTKVTKLSLEHAEELLRLADEEKDD from the coding sequence GTGTTACAAGAATTATCAATTACGAACTTTGCAATTATCGAACACTTAGACATTGCTTTTGAAGCCGGCATGACGGTTTTAACTGGTGAGACCGGTGCTGGTAAGTCAATTATTATTGATGCAGTCGGTTTATTAGCGGGTGGCCGCGGCTCGGCAGAGTTTATTCGGACCGGTGCTGATAAAGCCGTTTTGCAAGGCATGTTTATTTTGCCGGCTGACGGCGTGACGGCCCAATTGTTGGACGAAGCGGGGATCGAACATGCGGATAATACCGTCATTCTACAGCGCGAGATTACTAAAAGTGGCCGTAATACATGTCGCATCAATGGTATGCTGGTCAATACGACGACTTTGAAACAGATTGGTGAAACAATTGTTGATATTCATGGTCAGAATGAACATCAAGAGTTGATGCAACCTGAAAAACACCTGGGATTGCTGGACGAGTTTGCCGCCGCTAAAATTCGTAAATTGAAGCAGCGTTACCAGCAACAGTATGATCGTTATCAGCAGTTAAACCTTGAATTACGGCAAAAGAATGCGAATGAAAAAGAGTGGGCTCAACGCTTAGATATGCTGAACTTTCAAGTGGACGAAATCGCAGCAGCACAAGTCAAAGTGGGTGAAGAGGCCAGCTTGACTGCGGAACGTGACCGCTTGGATAATTACCAAATGATCAATCAAGCGCTTCAACAGAGTTACACATTGTTAGCTGCAGGCGAAGAGACGACTGGTGCGGTTGATATGGTCGGTACGGCGATGAATGCACTAGAACCGATTGCCAATTTGGACCCCGCCTTTAATGAGATTACCGTGAATGTCAAGAATGCCTTTTATGGGCTGCAGGATGCGGCCGGTCAGATTTCTAATCAGCTCGATTTGCAAGAATTCGACGAGGGTCGCTTGGATGAAATCGAACAGCGGCTGGACATCTTGGCCCAGTTAAAACGTAAGTATGGGGACTCTGAACAACAAATCTTAGATTATTACCAAAAAATCGCGGCTGAGTTAGCTAAGATGACTGACTCTGAAGAAAATAGTGAAGATCTGGCCCAGCGGGTCGCCGACCTGAAACAACAACTACTTACGACGGGCGAAGCGTTGTCCGATAAACGGCGGGCTGCGGCGAAAGTGTTACAACGACAGATCCATCAAGAACTCAAAGATCTGTATATGGATAAGGCAATCTTTGAAGTACGATTCAAACCGACTAAGGGTCAGATCTATCGGAGTGGTCTGGACAGTGTTGAATTTTATATTCAGACTAATCCTGGCGAGCGCATGCGGCCATTGGCCAAAATTGCGTCTGGTGGGGAACTCTCACGGATGATGCTGGCTTTGAAAACCATTTTTTCTGAATCACAGGGAATTACCAGTATCATTTTTGACGAAGTTGATACGGGTGTTAGCGGTCGGGTCGCTCAAGCGATTGCTGAGAAAATCAACGGCATTGCACACTTTTCACAAGTGCTCTGTATTACCCATTTGCCACAGGTTGCGGCGATGAGTGATCACCACTACTTCATTGCCAAGAAGATTACTGGTAAGCGCACGAAAACGAGTGTGACTAAGCTAGATAATGCGGCCCGGGTTCAAGAATTGGCACGCATGCTGGCGGGAACTAAGGTCACTAAGTTATCGCTTGAGCATGCGGAAGAGTTATTGCGACTGGCCGATGAGGAAAAAGACGATTAA
- a CDS encoding betaine/proline/choline family ABC transporter ATP-binding protein (Members of the family are the ATP-binding subunit of ABC transporters for substrates such as betaine, L-proline or other amino acids, choline, carnitine, etc. The substrate specificity is best determined from the substrate-binding subunit, rather than this subunit, as it interacts with the permease subunit and not with substrate directly.), whose amino-acid sequence MEHLNKTYPGGKVAVEDFNLEIEKGEFVCFIGTSGSGKTTTMRMINRMLSQTSGTIKLNGKDISQIDPVKLRRQIGYVIQNIGLMPHMTIRDNITLVPRLLKWPQDKMNERAKKMIKLVELPEDYLDRYPSELSGGQQQRIGVVRALAADQDLVLMDEPFGALDPITRESLQDLVKDLQERLGKTFVFVTHDMDEALKLATRIVIMDGGDIMQVDTPDGILRHPANEFVENLIGKDRLIQARPSITTVGQVMLKDPIATTPGKSLTVALRQMHDKRVDSLLVTDEAGILKGVIGIEDVDYNFNSATSVGDIMKTDLFYVQSNSLIRDTVERILKRGLKNIPVVDEQHRLVGIVTRATLVDIVYDALWGDEDEDEAENNIHHGEDDAPAEGGEQA is encoded by the coding sequence ATGGAACATTTGAATAAAACGTATCCTGGTGGCAAAGTAGCCGTTGAAGATTTTAATTTGGAAATCGAAAAAGGTGAATTTGTTTGTTTCATCGGGACGTCTGGTTCAGGTAAAACGACCACGATGCGGATGATTAATCGGATGTTAAGTCAGACTTCCGGTACCATTAAACTTAATGGTAAGGATATTAGCCAGATTGACCCGGTTAAATTACGGCGACAAATCGGTTATGTGATTCAAAACATTGGGCTAATGCCCCATATGACGATTCGAGACAATATCACTTTGGTACCACGATTGCTAAAGTGGCCCCAAGATAAAATGAATGAACGTGCTAAGAAGATGATCAAGCTGGTGGAATTGCCAGAAGATTACTTGGATCGGTACCCGTCGGAGCTTTCCGGTGGGCAACAACAACGGATCGGGGTTGTTCGGGCGTTAGCAGCAGACCAAGATTTAGTATTGATGGATGAACCATTTGGGGCGTTAGACCCGATTACCCGTGAATCTTTGCAAGATCTCGTTAAGGATTTGCAGGAACGCTTAGGTAAGACGTTCGTCTTTGTAACCCATGATATGGATGAGGCGTTAAAATTAGCGACCCGAATCGTAATCATGGATGGTGGCGACATTATGCAAGTGGATACGCCAGACGGTATCTTACGTCATCCAGCTAATGAATTCGTTGAGAACTTAATTGGTAAGGATCGTTTGATTCAAGCACGGCCAAGTATTACCACTGTTGGGCAAGTGATGTTGAAAGACCCAATTGCCACCACACCAGGAAAGTCATTGACGGTCGCATTACGACAAATGCATGATAAACGCGTTGACTCGTTGTTAGTCACCGATGAAGCCGGCATCTTGAAGGGTGTGATCGGCATTGAAGACGTTGATTACAACTTTAACTCGGCTACTAGTGTGGGCGACATTATGAAGACTGATTTGTTCTATGTTCAGTCAAATTCATTGATTCGGGATACGGTCGAACGTATTTTGAAACGCGGCTTGAAGAACATTCCAGTCGTAGATGAACAACATCGCCTGGTCGGAATTGTAACGCGGGCCACCCTGGTCGATATTGTTTATGATGCTCTCTGGGGTGATGAAGACGAAGATGAAGCTGAAAATAATATTCATCATGGGGAGGACGATGCGCCCGCTGAAGGCGGTGAACAGGCATGA
- a CDS encoding ABC transporter permease, producing the protein MITFLQNYGMQLLVKTWQHLYISAFSLFLGIIVAVPIGILLTRVKPIANVVMSIASMLQTIPAIALLALMIPFFGIGAIPAIIALFIYSLLPILRNTYLGLEDVDPALIDAAKGMGMTGWQSIVKVELPMAAPVIMAGIRLSATYVIAWAALASYIGAGGLGDFIFNGLNLYRTDLILGGSIPVIILALIVDWLLGKLEAAVTPRTTQA; encoded by the coding sequence ATGATAACTTTCCTACAAAACTACGGCATGCAGCTGCTGGTTAAGACGTGGCAACACTTGTATATTTCGGCGTTTTCATTGTTCTTAGGCATTATCGTAGCGGTTCCGATTGGAATTCTGCTTACGCGGGTGAAGCCGATTGCGAATGTGGTCATGTCAATCGCTAGTATGTTACAAACGATCCCAGCGATAGCGTTGTTGGCATTGATGATCCCGTTTTTCGGGATTGGTGCAATTCCAGCTATCATTGCGCTGTTCATCTATTCTTTATTACCGATTCTCCGCAATACCTATCTTGGACTGGAAGACGTTGATCCAGCCTTGATCGATGCGGCTAAGGGAATGGGAATGACCGGTTGGCAGTCAATTGTTAAAGTTGAGTTACCGATGGCAGCCCCAGTTATTATGGCTGGTATTCGATTATCCGCAACGTACGTTATTGCCTGGGCCGCGTTAGCATCATACATTGGTGCCGGTGGCCTTGGGGACTTTATCTTTAATGGGTTAAACCTCTATCGAACTGACTTAATTTTAGGCGGTTCAATTCCGGTGATTATCTTAGCCCTCATCGTTGATTGGCTGTTGGGTAAACTAGAAGCAGCGGTTACCCCAAGAACCACACAAGCGTAA
- a CDS encoding osmoprotectant ABC transporter substrate-binding protein, with protein sequence MKKIKKWLLGVFATVASALLLAGCGFPGLSGTSSDTIRIASQNTTEQQIMAYMIQDMIKHYSNLNTTIINNLGSGTVSFNALKNDQADISAIRYTGTDLTTILGEKMDRSNIKSIDQKVRSQFNSKYQMTYFPSYGFADTYAFMVTKATAKKYHLNTVSDMKKVASKLTVGLDQIWTERKGDGYPAFKKLYGFQFGKTYPMQIGLVYDALESGKMDAILGYSTDGRIGSYDLKILKDDKNFFPPYNASAVATNKILKAHPKLKPILNRLNGKISLKTMQNLNYQVDNNLVEPEVVAKQFLEKHNYFEGSDK encoded by the coding sequence ATGAAGAAAATTAAAAAGTGGTTGTTAGGTGTTTTCGCAACGGTCGCCAGTGCGTTATTATTGGCCGGCTGTGGCTTTCCGGGTTTGTCAGGAACTTCATCCGATACGATCCGGATTGCGTCACAAAACACGACTGAACAACAAATCATGGCGTACATGATTCAAGATATGATTAAGCATTATTCTAATTTGAATACGACGATCATTAACAATTTAGGTTCTGGGACGGTTAGTTTCAATGCCTTGAAGAATGATCAGGCTGATATTTCAGCGATTCGTTACACTGGGACGGACTTAACGACGATTCTGGGCGAAAAGATGGATCGGAGTAATATCAAGTCGATTGACCAAAAAGTTCGCTCACAGTTCAACAGCAAGTATCAAATGACCTATTTCCCAAGTTATGGGTTCGCAGATACCTATGCTTTTATGGTGACGAAAGCGACGGCTAAAAAATACCATCTAAATACGGTTAGTGATATGAAAAAAGTAGCCTCGAAGCTGACGGTCGGTTTGGATCAAATCTGGACTGAACGAAAAGGTGACGGTTATCCTGCCTTTAAGAAGTTGTATGGCTTTCAATTTGGGAAGACTTATCCAATGCAAATTGGTTTAGTTTATGATGCCTTGGAATCAGGTAAAATGGATGCCATCCTCGGATACTCGACTGATGGTCGGATTGGTAGTTATGATCTGAAGATTTTAAAGGATGATAAGAATTTCTTCCCACCATACAATGCGAGTGCGGTTGCAACGAACAAGATCTTGAAAGCTCATCCGAAGTTGAAGCCAATCTTGAATCGATTAAACGGTAAAATCAGCTTAAAGACGATGCAAAACTTGAACTATCAAGTTGATAATAACTTAGTGGAACCGGAAGTTGTGGCTAAACAGTTCCTTGAAAAACATAATTACTTTGAAGGGAGTGACAAATAA